A DNA window from Agarivorans sp. TSD2052 contains the following coding sequences:
- the folK gene encoding 2-amino-4-hydroxy-6-hydroxymethyldihydropteridine diphosphokinase gives MADIFVGIGSNIERERYIRQGVEALEARFGRLTLSPVYESPALGFDGPAFYNLVAKFSSPLSLQAVFDAIKGIEFEHGRAMDAQKYSSRTLDIDILLYNHLVVDIPCTLPRAEITKSAFVLKPLADIAGSMIHPTINKSYMQLWQDFDHPSQVLTLVDSLDF, from the coding sequence ATGGCGGATATTTTTGTTGGCATCGGCAGTAACATTGAGCGTGAGCGCTATATTCGCCAAGGTGTTGAAGCCTTAGAGGCGCGCTTTGGTAGGTTAACACTTAGCCCGGTATACGAAAGCCCCGCCTTAGGATTTGACGGCCCGGCGTTCTACAATTTAGTCGCGAAATTCTCTAGCCCCTTGTCTTTACAAGCGGTGTTTGATGCCATCAAAGGCATTGAATTTGAACACGGCAGAGCAATGGATGCGCAAAAGTACTCGTCACGCACCCTAGATATCGATATTCTTTTATATAACCACTTAGTGGTAGATATACCATGTACGCTGCCCAGAGCAGAAATAACCAAAAGTGCGTTTGTGTTAAAACCGCTTGCAGATATTGCGGGTTCGATGATTCATCCAACAATAAATAAAAGTTACATGCAATTGTGGCAAGATTTTGATCACCCTAGTCAGGTGTTGACCTTGGTTGACTCTCTCGATTTTTAG
- the folB gene encoding dihydroneopterin aldolase: MDKVFIKELTVLATIGAYEWEKQIKQKLVIDLEMAWDNRPSALTDDLSLALDYAAVSQAVSDLVTGQAHELVETVAEKVAALVLTQFSVPWLKVTINKPGAVPFATSVGVQIERSQADSAL, from the coding sequence ATGGATAAAGTATTTATTAAAGAACTCACGGTATTAGCCACTATTGGTGCCTATGAGTGGGAAAAACAAATCAAACAAAAACTGGTGATTGATTTGGAAATGGCATGGGATAACCGCCCGTCGGCCTTAACCGATGACCTAAGCTTAGCCTTGGATTACGCAGCTGTAAGCCAAGCGGTGAGTGACCTAGTGACAGGGCAAGCCCATGAATTGGTCGAAACCGTTGCCGAGAAGGTGGCCGCTTTAGTGTTAACTCAGTTTTCGGTGCCTTGGCTTAAGGTGACCATTAATAAACCCGGAGCCGTTCCTTTTGCCACTAGTGTTGGTGTGCAAATTGAACGTAGCCAAGCCGATAGCGCTTTGTAA
- a CDS encoding multifunctional CCA addition/repair protein, whose protein sequence is METYLVGGAVRDMLLGLKVLDRDHVVVGASPKQMLALGYHRVGKDFPVFIHPHSQEEYALARTERKQGSGYTGFTCYFAKDVTLEDDLLRRDLTINAIAKAETGELIDPYGGQADLQAKLLRHVSPAFVEDPLRVLRVARFAARFHHLGFTIADNTKQLMKDIAHSGELSSLTPERIWKELEKALSCDSPQVFFEVLKEADALTVLFPELDNLFGVPASPKWHPEIDSGIHTLMVIEQSAKHHYSNEVRFAALCHDFGKTLTPQEKLPSHPGHGPKGVKLIKAFCQRLKVPNHYRDLALLVAEHHITIHSALELRPETVLKLFDRCDAWRKPVRFKQILEAGVADIRGRLGFAEQPYPAYDYLLSQLEVANSVNVQAIVQEGYQGSDIREQLHQQRLALISQAKQTYLAEHANSN, encoded by the coding sequence GTGGAAACCTATTTAGTGGGAGGAGCGGTTAGAGATATGCTGCTGGGTTTAAAGGTTTTAGACCGTGACCACGTAGTAGTAGGTGCATCGCCTAAGCAAATGTTAGCCTTGGGTTATCACCGTGTGGGTAAAGACTTCCCAGTATTTATTCATCCTCATTCTCAAGAAGAGTATGCCTTAGCACGCACCGAACGAAAACAGGGCAGTGGCTATACTGGCTTTACTTGTTACTTCGCCAAAGATGTCACCCTTGAAGATGATTTACTCCGTCGCGACCTCACCATCAATGCCATTGCCAAAGCCGAAACGGGCGAGTTAATAGACCCCTACGGCGGCCAAGCCGATCTGCAAGCAAAACTATTACGGCATGTATCTCCAGCGTTTGTTGAAGATCCTTTAAGGGTGCTGCGAGTAGCACGCTTTGCGGCGCGTTTTCATCATCTCGGTTTTACAATTGCTGATAACACCAAGCAGCTAATGAAAGACATCGCGCATTCGGGCGAGTTAAGCAGCTTAACGCCTGAACGGATCTGGAAAGAACTAGAAAAAGCCTTAAGCTGTGACTCACCGCAAGTGTTTTTTGAAGTACTGAAAGAGGCCGATGCCTTAACCGTGTTATTTCCCGAGTTAGACAATCTATTTGGCGTGCCGGCTAGCCCCAAGTGGCACCCAGAGATTGATAGCGGCATTCACACCTTGATGGTGATAGAACAAAGCGCTAAGCATCACTACAGTAACGAAGTTCGATTTGCCGCCTTATGCCATGATTTTGGTAAAACCCTCACCCCTCAAGAGAAATTACCATCTCACCCAGGGCATGGGCCAAAAGGCGTAAAGCTGATCAAAGCATTTTGCCAACGGCTCAAAGTACCCAATCATTATCGTGATTTAGCGCTGCTGGTGGCGGAACACCACATCACTATTCATAGCGCATTAGAACTGCGCCCTGAAACGGTTTTAAAGCTGTTTGACCGCTGTGATGCTTGGCGCAAGCCAGTACGATTTAAACAAATATTAGAGGCTGGAGTCGCCGATATTAGAGGCCGCTTGGGTTTTGCTGAACAGCCCTACCCCGCTTATGACTACTTGCTAAGCCAACTTGAAGTGGCTAACAGTGTTAATGTACAAGCGATAGTACAAGAAGGTTACCAAGGCTCGGATATTCGTGAGCAATTACACCAACAACGCTTAGCCTTAATCAGCCAAGCCAAACAAACCTACTTAGCAGAACACGCTAACTCAAACTAG
- a CDS encoding undecaprenyl-diphosphate phosphatase encodes MGTFETIFLALIQGLTEFLPISSSAHLILPSQIFGWDDQGITFDVAVHVGSLFAVLGYFRKEVWTMLTAWLGSFTGKRSPEALLAWLIILATIPAVLFGGLFKSLIEEHLRSAYVIASTTLIFGALLWWADSQAKLEKTEHQIGWKQALFVGVAQAIAIIPGTSRSGITITAGLMLGLTREAAARFSFLMSIPVIVGACVLMAKDIADAPVVIDWSAMALGILVSFVSAYSCIHLFIKWVNKVGMKPFVIYRMLLGVGLFAFLALA; translated from the coding sequence ATGGGTACTTTTGAAACGATATTTTTAGCTTTGATTCAAGGACTCACCGAGTTCTTGCCTATTTCAAGCTCGGCGCATCTTATTCTGCCTTCACAGATCTTTGGTTGGGATGATCAAGGGATCACATTTGACGTAGCGGTACACGTAGGCAGCTTGTTTGCTGTATTGGGTTACTTTCGTAAAGAAGTTTGGACGATGTTAACGGCTTGGCTTGGGTCTTTTACCGGTAAACGTAGCCCCGAGGCATTGCTTGCTTGGTTGATTATTTTGGCCACTATTCCTGCGGTATTATTTGGTGGTTTGTTTAAGTCGCTGATTGAAGAGCACTTGCGTTCGGCCTATGTTATTGCCAGTACCACCTTAATATTTGGTGCGCTACTCTGGTGGGCTGACTCGCAAGCCAAGTTAGAGAAAACCGAGCATCAAATAGGCTGGAAACAAGCCTTATTTGTTGGTGTTGCTCAAGCTATTGCGATTATCCCTGGCACCTCGCGCAGCGGTATAACCATTACTGCAGGCTTAATGTTGGGGCTAACCCGCGAAGCAGCGGCGCGCTTTTCTTTCTTAATGTCTATTCCGGTAATTGTTGGCGCGTGTGTATTAATGGCGAAAGACATTGCTGATGCACCAGTAGTGATTGACTGGTCGGCGATGGCTTTAGGTATCTTGGTGTCGTTTGTCAGTGCTTACTCATGCATACACTTGTTTATTAAGTGGGTAAATAAAGTAGGGATGAAGCCGTTTGTCATTTACCGCATGTTGTTGGGCGTAGGTTTGTTTGCGTTTTTAGCCCTAGCGTAA